In a genomic window of Cytobacillus sp. FSL H8-0458:
- a CDS encoding efflux RND transporter permease subunit yields MRISDFSIKRPIFTLVTMFLVLILGVVSLLNIPLKLIPDLNPPVGVVVTSYPGASPDEVVEKVTKPLEENLATLPGIKTLTSTSQESANFILMQFSWTTDIDEIQSEVIQRLDQTQLPDEADKPRFMKFDPAQFPIIQLSLSADEEPEALRRLAEELNLELSKVEGVASVNLSGTAIKEVRVELDQEMLRDFKLSQADVVDVIESNNISMPGDPVLTEGKELTTRIISSIDSLDTLKKLTVTVDPATGNKVSLDDISEVQLASQDDRTITRTNQAPSVLLSVLQQSDANTAEVSDQFIKQLDNLLEKEQFENIDSEILFDQGDYISLAIGNISNSLILGGIFAMIVLFFFLKNVKSPLIIGISIPYSVIFTFVLMYFSDFTLNIMTLGGLALGIGMLVDNSIVVIENIYRHLSMGKDPKTAASVGAKEVGSAITASTLTTVAVFLPVVFITGIIGELFKEFALTISFSLFASLVVALTVVPMLASRLLKSPRTNTEKKRQETGLMRSLEKSIKWSLRNRAAVIAITMLLLAAGSFGLTTVGTQFLPNADEGFFTVRMELENGTALSETEKVVSALEEELKDEENVDTFVSLIGTTQEGSFRGSKNANIAELYIKMKELDQRERSTFEFVDEVKKDLESAASKVNETAELSFNTQSTAGTSPNTLTFSVRDTDPNRLTENVDNVYNALKELEDVTELSTDLMDTVEEIQITVDREKALEEGLAPAQVAMAVNDVTRGNRATQMIDDESNIYGVFVEYDREVTQDIENLKKLLIKKPDGNYAALIDVANIERGEGPVNIQRINQQDAVQFTLKYKSSTNMGAMSKEVDKEIADLKLPDETEIVFSGDRELLESSIDDLILAFVLAIVFIYLVMAAQFESLKYPLVIMFTVPLMVIGVAIALTATQTPISLTAIIGIIVLAGIVVNNAIVIVDYINQKKEQGLKSYDAIITSVKDRARPIFMTALTTILGLVPLALGIGEGTEINQPMGITLIGGLISSTFLTLFVIPVVYSFFDKDTRRLNKMYATPDGHLVPAYLLEERVDKNWNHDNEEDKNQLHSSDPKSYSRDDMAAMLEELLKIVKRDGDG; encoded by the coding sequence GTGCGAATAAGCGATTTTTCAATCAAAAGGCCAATTTTTACATTGGTTACGATGTTCTTAGTGCTTATTTTAGGAGTAGTCTCCCTCTTAAATATTCCATTAAAACTCATTCCAGATCTTAATCCTCCTGTTGGAGTAGTAGTCACTTCGTATCCTGGAGCAAGTCCCGATGAAGTGGTGGAAAAAGTAACAAAGCCGCTTGAGGAAAATCTGGCAACATTGCCGGGGATTAAGACCTTGACCTCTACCTCGCAGGAGAGCGCAAATTTCATTTTAATGCAATTTTCATGGACTACAGATATTGATGAAATACAAAGTGAGGTCATTCAAAGACTGGACCAGACACAGCTTCCTGATGAAGCTGATAAACCGCGATTTATGAAGTTTGATCCTGCTCAATTTCCGATTATTCAATTATCTCTTAGTGCAGATGAAGAGCCTGAAGCATTGAGAAGGCTTGCAGAAGAACTGAACCTGGAGCTTTCTAAAGTTGAAGGAGTAGCAAGCGTAAATCTCTCCGGAACAGCCATTAAGGAAGTAAGAGTGGAACTTGACCAGGAAATGCTGAGAGATTTCAAACTTAGCCAGGCGGATGTTGTGGATGTAATTGAATCCAATAATATATCAATGCCGGGTGATCCCGTTTTGACTGAGGGAAAAGAGCTGACAACCAGAATCATCAGTTCCATTGATTCTCTGGATACACTGAAAAAACTTACGGTAACAGTTGATCCAGCAACAGGCAATAAAGTAAGCCTTGATGATATCTCAGAGGTTCAGCTGGCCAGCCAGGATGATCGCACCATCACGCGCACAAACCAGGCTCCATCTGTCTTACTGAGTGTCCTGCAGCAGTCGGATGCTAATACGGCAGAGGTATCAGACCAATTTATAAAGCAATTGGATAATCTGCTTGAAAAGGAACAGTTTGAAAATATTGATTCAGAAATTCTTTTCGATCAGGGGGATTACATAAGTCTTGCAATAGGAAATATCTCCAATTCACTGATTCTTGGCGGTATTTTTGCTATGATTGTGCTGTTTTTCTTTTTGAAAAATGTTAAAAGTCCGCTCATTATTGGGATCTCAATTCCTTATTCAGTTATTTTCACGTTTGTTTTAATGTATTTTTCCGATTTCACCTTAAATATTATGACTCTCGGCGGATTGGCGCTTGGAATAGGCATGCTGGTGGATAATTCCATCGTGGTTATTGAGAATATTTACCGTCACTTATCGATGGGGAAAGATCCTAAAACGGCGGCAAGTGTTGGGGCAAAAGAAGTAGGAAGTGCAATTACAGCTTCCACACTGACGACAGTTGCAGTATTCCTCCCAGTAGTATTTATAACTGGAATAATCGGTGAATTGTTTAAGGAGTTTGCCCTGACCATTTCCTTTAGCTTATTTGCATCTCTGGTTGTTGCCCTTACAGTTGTGCCGATGCTTGCGAGCAGGCTGCTGAAGTCTCCAAGAACAAACACGGAGAAAAAAAGGCAGGAAACAGGCTTAATGCGATCACTTGAAAAATCAATAAAGTGGTCTTTGCGGAATCGTGCAGCGGTAATAGCTATTACCATGCTGTTATTGGCAGCGGGCAGCTTTGGATTGACCACAGTAGGCACACAATTTCTGCCAAATGCAGATGAGGGCTTTTTTACGGTGCGTATGGAGCTTGAGAACGGCACTGCACTTTCAGAAACAGAAAAGGTTGTATCAGCTTTAGAGGAAGAATTAAAGGATGAAGAAAATGTAGATACATTTGTCAGTCTCATTGGAACTACACAGGAAGGGTCCTTCCGGGGCTCGAAAAATGCCAACATCGCTGAATTGTATATCAAAATGAAAGAGCTGGATCAGCGGGAAAGGTCAACATTTGAATTTGTCGATGAGGTAAAAAAGGATTTGGAAAGTGCTGCCTCAAAGGTTAATGAAACTGCAGAACTCTCATTTAATACACAATCTACAGCAGGTACATCGCCGAATACACTGACCTTCAGTGTAAGGGACACAGATCCCAACCGCTTAACGGAAAATGTTGACAATGTCTATAATGCATTGAAAGAGCTTGAGGATGTAACCGAATTGTCGACTGATCTCATGGATACCGTTGAAGAAATTCAGATTACTGTGGACCGTGAAAAGGCTCTTGAGGAGGGCCTGGCGCCCGCTCAGGTAGCCATGGCAGTAAATGATGTTACCCGGGGCAATCGTGCTACACAAATGATAGATGATGAATCCAATATATATGGCGTTTTTGTTGAGTACGATCGGGAAGTCACACAGGATATAGAAAATTTGAAGAAATTGCTTATTAAAAAGCCTGATGGCAATTATGCAGCTCTGATTGATGTAGCCAATATTGAGCGAGGAGAAGGACCGGTAAATATTCAGCGCATTAATCAGCAGGATGCTGTCCAATTTACATTAAAGTACAAGTCTTCTACAAACATGGGTGCCATGTCAAAAGAAGTGGATAAAGAAATTGCTGATCTGAAATTGCCGGATGAAACAGAAATCGTTTTTAGCGGTGACAGAGAATTACTGGAATCATCCATTGATGACCTGATTCTGGCATTTGTACTGGCAATCGTGTTTATTTATCTTGTCATGGCAGCTCAATTTGAGTCGCTTAAATATCCGCTGGTTATCATGTTTACTGTGCCGCTCATGGTGATAGGCGTGGCAATTGCTCTTACCGCAACCCAAACACCTATTAGTTTAACAGCTATAATCGGGATTATTGTGCTTGCAGGAATTGTAGTTAATAATGCAATAGTCATTGTCGATTATATCAACCAAAAGAAAGAGCAGGGTCTTAAGAGCTACGATGCCATAATCACTTCAGTTAAGGACCGTGCAAGGCCAATATTCATGACGGCCTTAACTACTATACTTGGATTAGTGCCTTTAGCACTTGGCATTGGAGAAGGAACAGAAATTAACCAGCCTATGGGAATTACTCTTATTGGCGGGCTTATCAGCAGTACGTTCCTGACACTATTTGTCATACCAGTTGTATATAGCTTTTTTGACAAGGATACAAGGCGATTAAATAAAATGTATGCAACACCGGATGGCCACTTAGTGCCAGCGTACCTGCTTGAAGAAAGAGTGGACAAAAACTGGAATCACGATAATGAAGAAGACAAAAATCAGCTTCACTCCTCTGATCCTAAATCTTACAGCAGAGATGATATGGCAGCCATGCTGGAGGAATTATTAAAAATTGTAAAAAGGGATGGCGATGGATAA
- the nhaC gene encoding Na+/H+ antiporter NhaC yields the protein MHHDQAALNLKPLEALIVTLIILGGISYSIIFAGAVPHIPVVFAIMGLIAYGLIRKVSITHLEKGLIEGAQSGLGAIFIFFLIGMLISSWMASGTIPTFIYMALEAVNGKFFYAIVFVVTSVIGMSIGSSLTTAATLGVAFMGVSSALGLSDAITAGAVISGAFFGDKMSPLSDTTNLASSTVKVDLFEHIKTMAWTTIPSFIISLAIFAFLSPSEAASDFSKIAQLKKTLLDEGLVHWYSLIPFAILTIMAIKRVSAIITLSAGIVSALILAVIVQGSFGLEKVMTLLFSGYASNSGSEEVDALLSRGGMESMMFSISLVLLALSMGGLFFKLGILPALLEGVKGLLNRMSALMAAAAGTAIGINFLLGEQYLSILLTGNAFREPFEKAGLHPKNLSRILEDAGTVVNPLVPWSVCGVFLTGVLGVETTAYMPFALFCLFSPVITLIYGFTGFKIEKL from the coding sequence ATGCATCATGATCAGGCAGCATTGAATTTAAAGCCCCTGGAGGCACTCATTGTCACTTTGATAATTTTAGGCGGAATCAGCTATTCAATTATTTTTGCCGGGGCAGTTCCCCATATTCCGGTTGTTTTCGCGATAATGGGATTAATAGCTTACGGTTTAATAAGAAAAGTATCTATAACACACCTGGAAAAGGGACTTATTGAAGGTGCCCAGTCCGGATTAGGGGCTATTTTCATCTTCTTTCTAATCGGTATGCTGATAAGCAGCTGGATGGCGAGCGGCACGATTCCTACATTTATTTATATGGCTTTGGAAGCTGTTAATGGAAAGTTCTTTTATGCCATAGTATTTGTGGTAACATCTGTGATCGGCATGAGCATAGGAAGCTCACTTACAACAGCTGCTACATTGGGAGTGGCCTTTATGGGAGTCAGTTCTGCTTTGGGCCTCTCGGATGCAATTACGGCAGGTGCAGTTATTTCCGGCGCATTTTTTGGAGATAAAATGTCCCCCCTATCCGATACAACAAACCTGGCATCATCGACAGTTAAGGTGGATTTATTTGAGCATATCAAGACGATGGCCTGGACAACAATTCCTTCGTTTATCATTTCACTGGCAATCTTTGCTTTCCTGTCACCATCGGAGGCAGCATCTGATTTCTCAAAGATTGCCCAGCTGAAAAAAACTTTGCTGGATGAGGGATTGGTCCATTGGTACTCCCTGATTCCTTTTGCGATTTTGACTATAATGGCCATTAAAAGAGTATCAGCTATTATTACGCTGTCTGCAGGCATCGTATCTGCATTAATCTTAGCCGTTATCGTCCAAGGCAGCTTCGGTTTGGAAAAAGTTATGACATTGCTGTTTTCAGGATATGCTTCAAATAGCGGTTCAGAGGAAGTTGACGCCCTTTTATCAAGAGGCGGCATGGAAAGCATGATGTTTTCGATTTCTTTGGTATTGCTCGCGCTTTCTATGGGCGGTTTATTCTTTAAGCTTGGCATCCTTCCGGCACTTCTGGAAGGGGTCAAAGGGCTTTTGAATCGGATGTCAGCTCTAATGGCGGCAGCAGCAGGAACAGCAATCGGGATTAATTTCCTGCTTGGCGAACAGTACCTGTCAATTCTCTTAACAGGAAATGCTTTCAGAGAGCCCTTTGAAAAAGCCGGGCTGCATCCAAAGAATCTTTCCAGAATTCTTGAAGATGCAGGCACGGTAGTAAACCCATTAGTTCCGTGGAGTGTCTGTGGAGTTTTTCTAACTGGTGTGCTAGGTGTAGAAACAACAGCTTATATGCCATTTGCATTATTCTGTCTGTTCAGTCCTGTAATCACCTTAATCTATGGATTTACGGGTTTTAAAATCGAAAAACTATAG
- a CDS encoding peptide chain release factor 3 translates to MSKNFKEEVLSRRTFAIISHPDAGKTTLTEKLLLFGGAIRDAGTVKGKKTGKYATSDWMEIEKQRGISVTSSVMQFEYEGARVNILDTPGHQDFSEDTYRTLTAVDSAVMIIDSAKGIEEQTLKLFKVCRMRGIPIFTFMNKLDRQGKAPLELLAELEEVMGIESYPMNWPIGMGKEFLGIYDRFNNRIEQFRVEEEDRFISLNQEGEIEGNHSIKDSGLYDQTLEEIMLLNEAGNEFSRERIANGELTPVFFGSALTNFGVQTFLESYLQFAPPPQPRNSTAGEIDPLSEEFSGFIFKIQANMNPAHRDRIAFLRICSGQFERGMAVNIPRIGKSIKLAQSTQFMADDRSTVDSAVSGDIIGIYDPGTYQIGDTLTAGKNNFQYERLPQFTPELFVKVTAKNVMKQKHFHKGIQQLVQEGAIQLFKTVKMEEYLLGAVGQLQFEVFEHRMKNEYNTEVYMERQGSKIARWVEGDEVNENLSSGRSLLVKDRYGKNVFLFENDFALRWFQEKNPDVKLYNPMDSE, encoded by the coding sequence ATGTCCAAAAATTTTAAAGAAGAAGTTTTATCCCGCCGCACGTTTGCGATCATTTCCCACCCGGATGCCGGTAAAACGACGCTGACCGAAAAGCTCCTATTGTTCGGTGGTGCCATTCGTGATGCAGGTACAGTTAAAGGGAAGAAGACAGGCAAATATGCGACAAGTGACTGGATGGAGATTGAGAAGCAGCGTGGAATTTCTGTAACCTCCAGTGTAATGCAGTTTGAATATGAGGGAGCGCGTGTTAATATTCTTGATACGCCTGGTCACCAGGATTTCAGTGAAGATACGTATCGCACGCTGACAGCCGTTGACAGTGCCGTTATGATCATCGACTCAGCTAAAGGTATCGAGGAGCAGACACTTAAATTATTCAAGGTCTGCCGCATGAGAGGAATTCCGATATTTACTTTTATGAATAAGCTTGACCGTCAGGGAAAAGCACCCCTTGAGCTCCTTGCTGAATTAGAAGAAGTTATGGGAATTGAATCTTACCCAATGAACTGGCCAATTGGGATGGGGAAAGAATTCCTTGGGATCTATGATCGGTTTAATAATCGTATTGAGCAATTCAGGGTAGAGGAAGAGGACCGCTTTATTTCCTTAAATCAGGAAGGTGAAATAGAGGGGAACCATTCCATTAAGGATTCTGGACTATATGATCAGACGCTTGAAGAGATTATGCTGTTAAATGAAGCGGGCAATGAGTTTTCAAGAGAGAGAATTGCAAATGGAGAACTGACTCCTGTGTTTTTTGGAAGCGCACTGACCAACTTTGGTGTACAGACTTTCCTTGAGTCTTATCTGCAATTTGCACCCCCTCCGCAGCCAAGAAATTCGACTGCAGGGGAAATTGATCCGCTTTCAGAAGAATTTTCTGGCTTTATATTTAAAATTCAGGCCAATATGAACCCTGCACATCGCGACCGGATTGCATTCTTAAGAATTTGTTCAGGCCAATTTGAGCGGGGCATGGCTGTGAACATACCAAGAATCGGCAAGTCCATTAAGCTTGCGCAGTCCACTCAATTCATGGCTGATGACAGAAGTACAGTTGATTCTGCAGTCAGCGGAGATATCATCGGAATTTATGATCCGGGAACTTACCAAATAGGCGATACATTAACAGCCGGAAAAAATAACTTCCAATATGAACGACTTCCTCAATTTACACCTGAGCTTTTTGTTAAAGTAACAGCTAAAAATGTCATGAAGCAAAAACATTTTCATAAGGGCATTCAGCAGCTGGTTCAGGAAGGTGCCATCCAGCTGTTTAAGACAGTCAAAATGGAAGAATACCTCCTGGGTGCAGTGGGACAGCTTCAGTTTGAAGTTTTTGAACACCGCATGAAAAATGAATATAACACAGAAGTATATATGGAAAGACAAGGCTCCAAGATCGCACGCTGGGTAGAAGGCGATGAGGTCAACGAAAACCTTTCCAGTGGAAGAAGCCTCCTGGTTAAAGACCGTTACGGCAAAAATGTATTTCTATTTGAAAATGACTTTGCACTCAGATGGTTCCAGGAAAAAAATCCTGATGTAAAACTATATAATCCGATGGACTCGGAATAA
- a CDS encoding metal-dependent hydrolase, translating to MDTITHTLFGLSLYGAVDKQRMDKNSRRAYLLTAAGASQIPDIDVISRFWDTEGLYQMWHRGITHSIFLTPVWALLFLLLSFLLFRVKDKKLFLLGLLAVFIHNTSDLFNAWGTGYLEPFSNMRVTFGTIPIVDLVFWIIMGAAFFFTKKNKSKSPYYFKMAWAFMLLHVVIQSTQGYLIYKQYDDQYEQVALSAEFIPWTYSVITKEDNEVTIFNDTLFTKKKTQYVLQSEETADLDKLFSQAPEARTLYEWSPFVVLVDDDERLGLYDPRFYRNGQSFLFEYIEKNTER from the coding sequence ATGGACACAATTACTCATACTTTATTCGGCTTGAGCCTATATGGTGCAGTTGATAAACAGAGAATGGACAAGAACTCCAGGAGAGCGTATTTGCTTACCGCTGCAGGGGCTAGTCAAATTCCCGATATCGATGTCATCTCCCGATTCTGGGATACAGAAGGACTTTATCAGATGTGGCACAGGGGGATTACCCATTCCATTTTCCTGACTCCGGTGTGGGCCCTGCTGTTTTTGCTGCTGTCCTTCCTGCTTTTTAGAGTCAAGGATAAGAAGCTTTTTCTGCTGGGATTGCTGGCAGTTTTCATACATAATACCAGCGACTTATTCAATGCATGGGGCACAGGTTATTTGGAGCCCTTTTCAAATATGAGAGTTACTTTTGGTACCATACCAATTGTTGATTTAGTGTTTTGGATCATAATGGGAGCAGCCTTTTTCTTTACAAAAAAGAATAAATCAAAATCCCCCTATTATTTTAAAATGGCATGGGCATTTATGCTTCTTCATGTAGTAATCCAAAGCACACAGGGATACCTCATTTATAAGCAGTATGATGACCAATATGAACAAGTTGCCCTATCGGCAGAGTTTATACCATGGACTTATTCCGTTATTACAAAGGAAGATAACGAAGTCACCATATTCAATGATACTCTTTTCACCAAAAAGAAAACCCAATATGTGCTTCAATCAGAAGAAACTGCAGATTTAGACAAATTGTTTTCGCAAGCTCCTGAAGCTAGAACCCTTTATGAATGGTCTCCATTTGTCGTTCTTGTTGATGATGATGAAAGGCTTGGACTCTACGATCCCCGTTTTTACAGAAACGGCCAGTCATTTTTATTCGAATATATTGAAAAAAACACAGAAAGATGA
- a CDS encoding NupC/NupG family nucleoside CNT transporter, producing MNFIWGIFGIIVVLGIAFLLSSNRRAISVRTVAGGLAIQLIFAFLVLKWEGGREGLEWLTMKVNDIINYANQGINFLFGGLFTDESGIAFVFAFQVLPVVIFFSSLISVLYYLRIMQFFIKILGGGLAKLLGTRKAESMSAAANIFVGQTEAPLVIRPFIANMTKSELFAVMTGGLASVAGSVLIGYSLLGVPLEYLLAASFMAAPAGLVLAKVMLPETEDKEEPKEFDMEVDSDSANVIDAAAKGASVGLELALNIGAMLLAFIALVALINGLLGWVGGLFGLEGLTLEIILGYVFSPLAFAIGVPWSEAVQAGNYIGQKLILNEFVAYSAFAPDIPTLSDKTVAIVSFALCGFANISSLGILLGGLGGLAPNRRQDIARLGLKAVAAGALASMLSAAIAGMLF from the coding sequence ATGAATTTTATTTGGGGGATATTCGGTATTATTGTCGTTTTAGGGATAGCCTTCCTTCTTTCAAGCAATAGAAGGGCGATAAGTGTAAGAACAGTAGCGGGAGGGCTTGCCATTCAGCTGATTTTCGCCTTTCTCGTTCTAAAATGGGAAGGCGGCAGAGAAGGATTGGAATGGCTCACAATGAAGGTGAACGATATAATCAATTACGCCAATCAGGGAATAAATTTTTTATTTGGCGGCCTTTTTACAGATGAATCGGGCATTGCCTTCGTTTTCGCATTTCAGGTTTTGCCTGTTGTAATCTTTTTTTCATCACTGATTTCCGTCCTCTATTACTTAAGGATTATGCAGTTTTTCATTAAAATCCTCGGCGGGGGACTGGCTAAGCTTCTCGGGACCAGAAAAGCGGAATCCATGTCTGCAGCAGCCAATATATTCGTGGGCCAGACTGAGGCTCCGCTTGTGATCCGCCCATTTATCGCCAATATGACCAAATCCGAGTTATTTGCGGTCATGACCGGAGGCCTTGCTTCGGTGGCAGGATCTGTATTAATTGGGTATTCCTTATTGGGAGTGCCTCTCGAATATCTTCTGGCAGCAAGCTTTATGGCTGCACCTGCTGGGTTGGTCCTGGCCAAAGTAATGCTTCCTGAAACAGAAGATAAAGAAGAGCCTAAGGAATTTGATATGGAAGTGGATAGCGATTCTGCAAATGTTATTGATGCAGCCGCAAAAGGAGCAAGTGTCGGACTTGAGCTCGCTTTAAATATCGGCGCGATGCTGCTGGCCTTTATTGCTTTGGTTGCTTTAATTAACGGGCTTCTTGGATGGGTTGGAGGGTTATTTGGGTTAGAAGGCTTAACGCTCGAAATCATTCTTGGATATGTGTTCTCTCCGCTTGCGTTTGCTATAGGAGTTCCATGGTCAGAAGCCGTACAGGCAGGAAATTATATTGGCCAGAAGCTAATTTTGAATGAGTTTGTTGCTTACTCCGCCTTTGCGCCCGATATCCCAACTTTATCTGATAAAACGGTGGCAATTGTAAGCTTCGCCCTTTGCGGATTTGCCAATATATCTTCATTGGGCATTCTGCTGGGAGGACTTGGCGGATTGGCCCCGAACCGCAGGCAGGACATTGCACGGCTTGGCTTGAAGGCTGTTGCTGCTGGAGCCCTGGCATCTATGTTAAGTGCCGCCATAGCCGGAATGCTGTTTTAA
- the treC gene encoding alpha,alpha-phosphotrehalase, with the protein MKQPWWKKAVVYQIYPKSFNDTTGNGVGDIPGIIAKLDYLKELGVDVVWLTPIYKSPQRDNGYDISDYFSIHEEYGTMADFDKLLEEAHNRDIKIIMDIVVNHTSTEHQWFQEAKKSKDNPYRDFYIWKDPKEDGSEPTNWESKFGGNAWQYDEETGQYYLHLFDVTQADLNWENEDLRRKVYDMMEFWFKKGVDGFRLDVINLISKDQDFPDDDGSVPPGDGRKFYTDGPRVHEFMHEMNDKVFSKYDSMTVGEMSSTTIDHCIKFSNPKREELSMTFNFHHLKVDYPNGEKWALAEFDFSALKQILSKWQTEMHNGGGWNALFWCNHDQPRVVSRYGDDKHYHRESAKMLATVIHMMQGTPYIYQGEEFGMTNPGFESIEDYRDVESLNVYSILKEKGMAEEEIINILKSKSRDNSRTPVQWNSAENAGFSDGTPWIHVASNYREINAENALKDENSIFYHYKKLIQLRKQYDIITYGDYELISEDHHDVFAYVRNGDNEKLLVVNNFYGKETSFTLPEHIHADEYKEEILLTNYKQSPSAAGTIQLRPYESVIYYLKK; encoded by the coding sequence ATGAAACAACCGTGGTGGAAAAAAGCAGTAGTATATCAAATTTATCCGAAAAGCTTTAACGACACGACAGGAAATGGAGTGGGAGACATTCCTGGAATTATTGCCAAGCTTGATTACTTAAAAGAATTAGGTGTGGACGTCGTCTGGCTGACACCCATTTATAAATCTCCACAGCGTGATAACGGATATGACATTAGCGATTATTTCAGCATCCATGAAGAATATGGAACAATGGCAGATTTTGATAAGCTCCTTGAAGAAGCCCATAATCGGGATATAAAAATCATTATGGATATTGTTGTTAACCATACTTCCACTGAACATCAATGGTTCCAGGAAGCAAAAAAATCAAAAGACAATCCATACCGCGATTTTTATATCTGGAAAGATCCTAAGGAAGATGGAAGCGAACCGACAAACTGGGAATCCAAATTCGGCGGAAATGCATGGCAATATGATGAAGAAACCGGCCAATATTATCTTCATCTTTTTGATGTTACACAGGCAGATCTAAATTGGGAAAATGAAGACCTTCGCCGCAAAGTGTATGACATGATGGAATTCTGGTTTAAAAAAGGTGTAGATGGCTTTAGACTGGATGTAATCAATCTGATTTCCAAAGATCAGGATTTTCCGGATGATGACGGCTCTGTACCTCCGGGCGACGGCAGAAAATTCTATACCGACGGCCCTCGTGTACACGAATTTATGCATGAAATGAATGATAAAGTATTCTCAAAATACGATAGTATGACAGTTGGGGAAATGTCATCCACTACAATTGATCATTGTATCAAATTTTCCAACCCCAAGCGGGAAGAATTAAGCATGACTTTCAACTTTCATCATTTAAAAGTGGACTACCCAAATGGGGAGAAATGGGCACTGGCTGAATTTGATTTTAGTGCATTAAAGCAGATTTTATCGAAATGGCAAACTGAAATGCACAATGGGGGAGGCTGGAATGCTTTATTCTGGTGCAACCATGACCAGCCCCGGGTTGTATCAAGATATGGAGATGACAAACACTATCATCGTGAATCTGCTAAAATGCTGGCGACAGTCATTCATATGATGCAGGGGACTCCATATATTTATCAGGGTGAAGAGTTTGGCATGACGAACCCCGGCTTTGAGAGCATTGAAGACTACAGAGATGTAGAATCACTGAATGTTTATTCTATCCTTAAGGAAAAGGGAATGGCAGAAGAAGAAATCATCAACATTCTCAAAAGCAAATCGCGCGATAATTCCCGGACGCCGGTGCAGTGGAATAGTGCTGAAAATGCCGGATTCTCCGATGGAACGCCATGGATTCATGTTGCATCCAATTACAGGGAAATCAACGCCGAAAACGCATTGAAAGACGAGAATTCTATTTTTTATCATTATAAAAAGCTGATCCAGCTTCGAAAGCAATACGATATTATCACATATGGTGACTATGAACTTATTTCTGAAGACCATCATGATGTATTTGCTTATGTTCGAAATGGTGATAATGAAAAGCTTTTGGTCGTAAATAATTTTTATGGAAAAGAAACATCATTTACTCTTCCTGAACACATTCACGCAGATGAATATAAAGAAGAAATCTTACTGACCAATTACAAGCAGTCACCTTCAGCTGCGGGGACCATCCAGTTAAGGCCATATGAATCCGTTATCTATTATTTAAAGAAATAA